From the Brevibacillus choshinensis genome, one window contains:
- a CDS encoding LytS/YhcK type 5TM receptor domain-containing protein, translating to MDNLTLLLIERMGILLTLAFILTRIPLFRQLLDREIHAGTSISYSLMFGLFGIAGTYAGVVVKEDLFLPAFWIFPLSSSDIIANSTLVGVVIGGLLGGPVVGMGAGIIAGAHIYAMGGFAAVPVGLSVPMTGLLAGYVARFFSQERVISPSKALFIGMFAPVIQMSLMLIMAGPPDLVRTVVNLIGVPMVLTNSISIAIFTTMIRVALQEQERSAAMEAERAFTIAERILPHLKLGLTPQTAQAAALLLQREVKATAVAVTDLEHLLAHVGAGAEHHLPGEAIVGDLDKRALFSGAIEKGLSREVLGCTQKNCVLQAALLVPIREGGTVVGLIKLYFRRPQQIGKVQEALAKGLSNLISNQLTLTLTEKMKGLMKDAELRMLQAQIHPHFLFNTLNSIVTLIRIDPNLARHMTVQLGTFMRLTLKLTSTPLVPVRQELDHLFAYLEIIKIRFSEQFAVRCDIGEGVDDALIPPGTLQPLVENSIQHGLQHMPTGGEIVLTVKREDSAIRFTMEDNGSGVPPNLLQVLGRIPTGSKEGNGIGVHNVNQRLVSLRGPDAQLVFSNKTEGGCLITFSIPIQKEESA from the coding sequence GTGGACAATCTCACACTACTACTTATCGAGAGAATGGGCATTTTGCTAACGCTTGCATTTATCCTCACGCGAATTCCGTTGTTCCGTCAATTGTTGGACAGAGAAATTCATGCGGGGACATCCATTTCCTATTCCTTGATGTTTGGACTTTTTGGTATCGCAGGTACCTACGCTGGAGTGGTCGTAAAAGAAGATTTGTTCTTGCCTGCATTTTGGATTTTCCCACTCTCTTCTAGCGATATCATCGCCAATTCTACATTGGTAGGGGTCGTCATTGGTGGATTGCTGGGGGGGCCAGTGGTGGGCATGGGAGCGGGAATCATTGCAGGTGCTCACATATACGCAATGGGTGGATTTGCCGCCGTTCCAGTCGGGCTCTCCGTTCCGATGACGGGCCTGCTAGCGGGATATGTCGCTCGGTTTTTTTCCCAAGAGAGAGTCATCTCTCCCTCGAAAGCTTTATTCATCGGCATGTTTGCTCCTGTCATCCAGATGTCACTCATGCTGATTATGGCCGGTCCACCAGACCTGGTCCGTACTGTCGTCAATTTAATCGGCGTCCCTATGGTTTTGACCAATAGCATCTCGATTGCCATCTTTACGACCATGATTCGGGTAGCCTTGCAAGAACAAGAGCGATCTGCCGCGATGGAAGCGGAGCGTGCCTTTACGATCGCAGAACGGATTTTGCCTCATTTAAAGCTGGGTCTTACGCCGCAAACCGCACAAGCAGCTGCGTTGTTGTTACAAAGGGAAGTGAAGGCAACAGCGGTCGCAGTCACGGATCTGGAGCATTTGCTAGCCCATGTTGGTGCTGGGGCAGAGCATCATTTACCCGGAGAAGCCATTGTCGGGGATCTCGACAAGCGTGCCCTTTTTAGCGGAGCTATTGAAAAAGGGTTAAGTCGTGAGGTATTGGGATGTACACAGAAAAATTGCGTACTGCAGGCAGCTTTACTTGTCCCGATCCGTGAAGGCGGGACTGTCGTCGGCCTAATTAAGCTGTACTTTCGCAGGCCCCAGCAAATCGGGAAAGTACAGGAGGCGCTGGCAAAAGGGCTGAGCAACCTGATCTCCAATCAGTTGACGCTGACCCTGACTGAAAAAATGAAAGGGCTCATGAAGGATGCAGAGCTGCGCATGCTGCAAGCGCAGATTCACCCTCATTTCCTGTTTAATACGTTAAATTCGATCGTTACCTTAATTCGGATCGACCCCAACTTGGCACGGCATATGACGGTGCAGCTTGGTACTTTTATGCGGCTTACTCTAAAGCTGACGTCCACTCCGCTGGTACCAGTACGGCAGGAGCTTGATCATCTGTTCGCCTATCTGGAAATTATTAAAATCAGGTTCTCGGAACAATTTGCAGTGCGGTGTGACATCGGGGAAGGAGTAGATGATGCCCTGATCCCGCCAGGTACACTTCAGCCACTCGTGGAAAACAGTATTCAGCATGGATTGCAGCACATGCCGACCGGGGGAGAAATCGTCCTGACTGTCAAAAGAGAGGATAGTGCCATTCGATTCACCATGGAAGACAACGGAAGCGGTGTCCCGCCTAATCTTCTTCAGGTCTTAGGGCGAATTCCGACGGGAAGCAAGGAAGGCAATGGAATCGGTGTCCATAACGTCAATCAGCGTTTGGTCAGTCTGCGTGGACCGGATGCCCAGCTTGTTTTTTCAAACAAGACAGAGGGTGGTTGCTTGATCACCTTTTCCATTCCGATTCAAAAAGAGGAGAGTGCCTGA
- a CDS encoding LytR/AlgR family response regulator transcription factor, whose protein sequence is MTIRIMIAEDERLAREELIYLLQQEEDIELVATATNGRELLELVEQNEPDVVFLDVKMPELEGTQAARMLASRKQQPLIVFCTAHEEFAVDAFKLYAVDYVLKPYEPKRIQETLQRIRERLAKAKTEQTAPAKRTKLLVEENNRLVVIDPTTIVYAVREERFVQIHTQTDAYTTRMTLTQLTEKLQAYDFFRTHKSYLVNLQYVSELTPWFNGAYNLMLKGDNRIRIPVSRTSAKELLRRLEE, encoded by the coding sequence ATGACGATTCGCATAATGATCGCGGAAGATGAGCGACTCGCGCGTGAAGAGCTTATTTATTTGCTTCAGCAGGAGGAGGACATCGAGCTGGTGGCCACGGCTACCAATGGGAGAGAGCTTTTGGAGCTAGTCGAACAGAATGAGCCGGATGTCGTTTTTCTCGATGTGAAAATGCCTGAGCTGGAAGGGACACAGGCTGCGAGAATGCTGGCCTCTCGCAAGCAGCAGCCGCTCATCGTCTTCTGTACGGCGCACGAGGAGTTTGCGGTAGATGCCTTCAAGCTGTATGCGGTCGACTATGTACTCAAGCCGTATGAGCCAAAACGAATTCAGGAAACTCTGCAGCGCATACGTGAGCGATTGGCCAAGGCAAAAACGGAACAGACTGCGCCAGCCAAACGCACCAAGCTATTGGTGGAGGAGAATAATCGGCTCGTGGTCATCGATCCAACTACGATTGTGTATGCCGTTCGAGAAGAACGCTTCGTACAAATTCATACGCAGACCGATGCATACACGACCCGAATGACGTTGACGCAGCTGACAGAGAAGCTACAGGCTTACGATTTTTTTCGTACACACAAGAGCTATCTGGTCAATTTGCAATATGTGAGCGAGCTGACCCCATGGTTCAATGGGGCTTACAACCTGATGTTGAAGGGAGATAACCGGATCCGAATTCCTGTTTCCCGCACGTCAGCAAAAGAATTACTGCGAAGACTGGAGGAATGA
- a CDS encoding DUF485 domain-containing protein, with translation MGNSVSAQKSGEQNKSASQYSAIIKSESFQELLRRKKSFILPSSIFFFVFYFSLPILTSYFTVLNTKAFGAISWAWVFAFAQFIMTWGLCILYTRRAKEFDVLVEKIKQETGGKNS, from the coding sequence ATGGGCAACTCGGTTTCAGCGCAGAAGAGTGGGGAGCAAAACAAGTCAGCCTCACAGTATTCAGCGATTATCAAGTCTGAGTCGTTTCAGGAATTGTTGAGACGAAAGAAATCGTTCATTCTGCCTTCATCGATCTTTTTCTTCGTGTTTTACTTTTCACTCCCGATCCTGACTTCCTACTTCACTGTCTTGAATACGAAAGCGTTTGGAGCCATTTCGTGGGCATGGGTCTTCGCATTTGCGCAATTCATCATGACGTGGGGACTTTGTATCCTGTACACCAGACGTGCAAAAGAATTTGACGTGCTGGTAGAGAAAATCAAGCAGGAGACAGGGGGCAAGAACTCATGA
- a CDS encoding solute symporter family protein: MNVTAFLLFLAIVLMTLVITYYASKKTNTTSEFYTAGGGLTGWQNGLAIAGDYMSAASFLGIAGMIALSGFDGFFYSIGFLVAYLVVLYLVAEPLRNLGKYTMADMIAARFNNKQIRGVAALNTIAISIFYMIAQLVGAGALIKLLLGLEYTTSVLIVGALMTVYVVFGGMTATSWVQIVKAVLLMLGTFVISVMVFAKFDFSLMKMFEHMQTATPLGEQFLNPGNKFKIGLDTISLNLALVLGTAGLPHILIRFFTVKDATTARKSVVYATWIIGIFYVMTVFLGFGAAAFVGAGNMDPAGNMGAPLLAQSIGGNFLFAFVSAVAFATILAVVAGLVLTAASAFAHDFYGHVLRHGKATEKDQMKMAKWASVGVSIVSIILALFAQKLNVAFLVSLAFAVAASANLPVILFTIFWRRFNTTGAITGMLVGLFSSLILVAMSPNVWNPVAGKAILVGEALFPLPNPGIVSIPLGFLAAWIGTLLSSSRNDAKYDEILVKANTGMQDSA, translated from the coding sequence ATGAACGTTACGGCATTTTTACTCTTTTTAGCCATTGTACTGATGACCCTGGTTATTACGTATTACGCATCGAAGAAAACCAATACGACTAGTGAATTCTACACGGCTGGCGGCGGCTTGACAGGTTGGCAAAATGGGCTTGCGATCGCGGGCGATTATATGTCGGCGGCATCGTTTTTGGGAATCGCGGGAATGATTGCACTGAGCGGTTTCGACGGATTCTTTTACAGTATCGGCTTCTTGGTAGCCTACCTGGTCGTGCTCTATCTGGTAGCAGAACCACTGCGCAATCTCGGTAAATATACGATGGCGGACATGATTGCTGCGCGGTTTAATAATAAACAAATTCGTGGTGTGGCTGCACTGAACACGATCGCGATTTCTATCTTTTATATGATCGCTCAGCTGGTAGGGGCGGGTGCCCTGATCAAGCTGCTGTTGGGTCTCGAGTACACGACCTCCGTATTGATCGTGGGAGCCTTGATGACCGTGTACGTTGTGTTTGGCGGCATGACAGCGACATCCTGGGTGCAAATTGTTAAAGCGGTCCTGTTGATGTTAGGGACCTTTGTGATTTCGGTCATGGTTTTTGCCAAGTTCGACTTCAGCTTGATGAAAATGTTTGAACACATGCAGACGGCGACACCTCTGGGTGAGCAATTTCTGAATCCTGGAAACAAATTCAAGATCGGCCTCGATACGATCTCATTGAATCTCGCCTTGGTGCTCGGTACAGCTGGATTGCCGCACATCCTCATTCGTTTCTTTACCGTAAAGGATGCGACAACTGCACGTAAATCAGTCGTTTACGCTACATGGATCATCGGGATCTTCTACGTCATGACTGTATTCCTCGGCTTCGGCGCGGCTGCATTCGTAGGAGCAGGTAACATGGACCCGGCAGGTAACATGGGTGCACCATTGCTCGCTCAATCCATTGGAGGCAATTTCCTGTTCGCTTTTGTCTCGGCGGTTGCTTTTGCCACGATTCTCGCAGTTGTGGCGGGATTGGTTCTGACAGCAGCTTCTGCATTTGCCCATGATTTCTACGGTCACGTGCTCCGTCATGGCAAAGCGACGGAGAAAGACCAAATGAAGATGGCAAAATGGGCTTCAGTTGGTGTTTCCATCGTGTCCATCATCCTCGCCCTGTTCGCTCAAAAATTGAATGTGGCGTTCCTGGTTTCGCTGGCTTTTGCGGTGGCTGCCAGCGCCAACTTGCCTGTCATTCTGTTTACCATTTTCTGGAGAAGGTTTAATACTACTGGTGCCATTACAGGCATGCTCGTAGGTTTGTTCAGCTCGTTGATTCTGGTTGCGATGAGTCCGAACGTTTGGAATCCGGTAGCAGGCAAAGCCATTCTGGTGGGAGAAGCACTCTTCCCATTGCCCAACCCAGGTATCGTCTCTATACCCCTTGGCTTCCTCGCTGCTTGGATTGGTACCTTACTCTCCAGCTCTCGCAATGATGCCAAGTACGATGAAATTTTGGTGAAGGCCAATACAGGAATGCAAGACTCCGCATAG
- a CDS encoding solute symporter family protein translates to MTTIIFFLAVIIGTMAITYSAAKQTGTTRDFYAAGNRLTGLQNGIAIAGDYMSAASFLGIAGTIAMYGFDGFVYAIGFFVSYLIILFIIAEPLHNLGRYTLADAIAVRFSSLWLRGVVAVTTLLITIFYMLAQLVGAGALIHYLLGVDYTKAVLVVGTLMTFYVVFGGMVATSWVQIIKAILLLTGTLVLSLIVFSRFHWNPSEMFHHVSMITPLKEQFLQPGNHLNEPLETISLHLALILGTAGLPHIISRLFTVKDAITTRYSIYTATWIIGAFYLMTIFLGFGASAFVGYEALQQVGFGGNLTVTLLADALGGEFLMAYIAAVAFATILAVVTGLVLSASSAFAHDVYSHLIRRGMASEKEQVRVAKFSSVAVGLVSIWLAIGAEKMNVAILVGLTFAVAASSNLPLLLCTLYWRRFTVQGAVAGVLTGLISSVVLVIMGPAVMDVEHGLIQRAPIFPLTNPGLISIPLGFLGAWLGTICSRPQPGAHAQFDRVLLQAHTGIRAGKGQKMEQEGA, encoded by the coding sequence ATGACAACCATCATCTTTTTTCTAGCCGTTATCATTGGGACCATGGCCATTACGTACTCGGCAGCAAAGCAAACGGGAACGACCCGTGACTTTTATGCGGCAGGTAATCGTTTGACGGGATTGCAAAACGGTATCGCCATCGCAGGAGACTATATGAGTGCGGCTTCTTTTCTCGGCATTGCAGGTACGATTGCCATGTACGGTTTTGATGGGTTCGTCTATGCCATCGGTTTCTTTGTATCCTACCTAATCATTCTGTTCATCATCGCCGAGCCTTTACACAACCTGGGAAGGTACACGCTTGCTGATGCGATTGCAGTCCGATTCAGCAGTTTGTGGTTGCGCGGAGTAGTAGCCGTCACGACACTCTTGATTACGATTTTCTATATGCTGGCTCAGTTGGTTGGAGCGGGCGCTCTCATCCATTACTTGTTAGGGGTAGACTATACCAAAGCTGTTCTGGTTGTGGGTACTTTGATGACGTTCTATGTTGTTTTTGGGGGGATGGTAGCAACCTCCTGGGTACAAATTATCAAGGCTATTTTGCTCTTGACAGGTACACTCGTCCTCAGTCTGATCGTTTTCTCCCGATTTCATTGGAATCCATCCGAGATGTTCCACCACGTCAGCATGATCACGCCACTAAAAGAACAATTTTTGCAGCCAGGTAACCATCTGAATGAACCGTTGGAAACGATCTCCTTGCACTTGGCGCTCATATTGGGAACGGCGGGACTACCACATATCATTTCTCGCTTGTTTACGGTAAAAGATGCGATTACCACACGATACTCCATTTACACCGCGACCTGGATCATCGGCGCATTCTATTTGATGACGATATTTCTTGGGTTCGGTGCCAGTGCTTTTGTCGGTTATGAGGCATTGCAACAGGTCGGGTTCGGAGGCAATTTGACTGTGACTTTGCTGGCGGATGCACTCGGTGGCGAGTTTTTGATGGCCTACATTGCGGCGGTTGCCTTTGCTACGATCCTCGCAGTTGTTACCGGTCTGGTCTTGTCCGCCTCGTCAGCCTTTGCCCACGACGTTTACAGTCATCTGATCCGCAGAGGGATGGCTTCCGAAAAAGAGCAGGTCAGAGTCGCCAAGTTTTCGTCTGTTGCAGTCGGTCTGGTTTCCATCTGGCTGGCGATCGGGGCGGAAAAGATGAATGTAGCGATTTTAGTTGGCTTGACCTTTGCCGTCGCAGCATCCTCCAATCTGCCGTTACTCCTCTGTACCTTATATTGGCGCAGGTTTACCGTCCAGGGAGCAGTCGCAGGTGTTTTGACGGGTCTGATCTCTTCTGTTGTTTTGGTCATCATGGGGCCAGCGGTTATGGATGTGGAGCATGGATTGATCCAGCGAGCTCCTATTTTTCCGCTGACCAATCCCGGGTTGATTTCGATCCCACTCGGCTTTTTGGGTGCTTGGCTCGGTACGATTTGCAGTCGTCCTCAGCCTGGCGCCCATGCACAGTTTGATCGCGTGCTTTTACAGGCTCATACCGGCATTCGTGCTGGCAAAGGACAAAAAATGGAGCAAGAGGGTGCATAA